The DNA window CGAATGTATTTACTTCTTTCGAATGAAGAGGCCAAAAGCATGACTGCAATTAGCCGACGCCAATTCGCCGCGGGGGCCACCTTAGCCTTTGGGGCAAGCATAATCACTGCACGAGCAGCGAGATCTGCCGACGCCGAGATCGTCATCTCGAGCACGTGGGGCTCCGACAAGCCGTTCCAGAAGGTCGTTGATGCCTTTAATTCCAAGAGGTTGGGCGTGACGGCGGTAAACCGGTTCGACGGCGACTACGAGGCGGCAACGGCAAAGGCGGTGGCCAGCGTCGCAGCAGGGCGCCCCCCGGCCATGATGATCACGGGATGGAAGTTCGGCTACTTCGCCAAACGGACGCTGGGCGCGCGCGACCTTCGCGAGGTCAATGCCGCGAAGGCAGAGGCAATCCTTGCCAATTTCCGGCCTTCCGTTCTGCCGCTCGTGACCGTCGATGGCGCCGTGATTGGCCTTCCCTGGGCCATGTCTACGCCGATCACCTACATCAACAGCGAAATGTGGAAGGCGGCGGGCCTCGATCCTCAGTTGCCGGAGACGCCGGACACCAGGTGGCTGTACGATAGCGCCCGAAAACTCGATGCCGCGCTCAAGGGCAAACACCCGACTTACCGCTCGCCGATTGCCCTGTCCAACAACGAGTGGACAAGCCAGTCCTTCATTCAGAATGCGGGCGGTTTCATCATCGATCCAGATGGCAAGCTTGCTCTCAACAGCCCAGAGGCAATTGCCGGTATGACCGAATACTGCGCGCCAGCGCATGAAGGTCTCTGGCTTCCCGTGAGCGACAAAGATCAGACAGCAGCATTCCAGTCGGGAGCACTCGCGATCTGCACGACCAGCTCGACATCCGCCGTCACGTTCCCCTTCGGCGAAGCGAAAGCGATTACGACGAAATTCCCCGGGCTCGCCGGGCACGCGCGGAAAATGAACAGTGGCGGCAACTTCCTCGCTGTCTACACCAAGAACAAAGAGCAGGCGGAAGCATCGCTCGCCTTCCTCGAATTCTGTGCCTCGAAGGAAGGACAGATGATCTGGTCGCAGGTCGGCTATCTCAACACTTCGGTTCACGACATCCCGCTGATCAACGAGTTCATGAAGCCCGCCGCCGCGCAGCTTGCGGATGGGCTGACGGCGGAGACGATCTGGCCGGGCAAGCGCGGTCTTGAAGGTCAGGCGGTTTGGCGCAAATGGGTTTCGCGCATGCTTCTGAAGGAGACAACCGTGTCCGACGGAGTGAAAGGCGCCCATGACGAACTTGCGGGATTGATTTCAGCGTAAGCTAGGTACCCATGCGTCTCAAATTTCGATCGCTGGCCCCTTACCTGTTCGTGGGGCCAGCCGTGCTTTCCGTCGCCGTCTTCCTCTACGGTCCCCTGATCGCATCCGTGTTGTTGTCACTGGTGGACTGGAATCTTCTTTCCTCTGACATCCGTTTCATCGGCCCCGACAATTACACATCGGTCTTGGAGAACGCCGATTTCCGGCTGTCGGCCTGGAACACGCTACTTTATTGCGTGGTTCTCATCCCGGCCGAAATCATATTGCCGTTGATCCTGGCGTTGATGCTGCACTCAGTGCGCAAGAGCCCCGTGCAAGCGATCTACCGCAGCAGCCTGTTCTTGCCGACGATCGTCGCCTTCTCGGTGGCAGGCGTCGCGTGGTCCTGGCTGTTCAACCCGGTCAACGGGCTTCTCAATGAAATCCTGGGTTTCTTCGGACTTCCTCCGTCCAGGTGGCATACTGACCCTGACTTGGCGCTGCTATGTGTTTGTGTCGTGACATTCTGGAAGACCTTCGGCCTCAACATGCTTCTCTGGCTGGCAGCGCTCGCAAACTTGCCGCCCGTACTACGCGAGGCGTCCCAGCTCGATGGGGCCAGCGCCCGCCTGCACTTTTTCACCATCAGCCTTCCGCTGATGACGCCGACCGCCTTCTTCATCAGCGTTACGACTTTCTTCCACGTCCTTGACGACATTGTTGGCGTTATCGATGTTTTGACCCATGGCGGGCCCGCCGGAAGAAGTTCGAGCATCGTTTACTACCTCTGGCAGCAGGGTCTACAGTTCTTCCAGTTCGGACCAGCAAGCGCCGTCGCGGTGATCATCATCGTCCTCGTGCTCGCTATCACGTGGCTGCAGTTTCGCATCGGCGAAAAGCGGGTGCATTACAGATGATCTCCCGTCCCACTCCGAGCCATACATTTCACCGGCTATTTATTCATGCCGCACTGCTGGTCACGTGCTTCGCCACCATTTTTCCCCTTCTTTGGATGGTGACGGCGGCCTTCACACCGAACGACTTGATTTTGGCCAAGGCGGTTCGTTTCTGGCCGGACGACCCGACACTCTCGAATTTTATGATCGCCGCAAGCCGTCACCCGATCTGGATCTGGCTATGGAACTCGTTTCTTACAGCCACGCTCATCACCATTGGGAAGCTTATCCTCGCCGTACCCGCGGGCTATGCTTTCGGCCGCATGGAGTTTCCAGGCCGGCAGGCGCTGTTCTGGTTCATCATCGCAACCATGTCGTTTCCAACTGTTATCGCAATCATTCCAACCTATATCGCCGTGGTGAAACTGCAGGCGGTCGACAGCTACGGCGCGATGATCATTCCTTCCATCCCCTACATCGGCTTTTACGTCTTCTACATGCGCCAGGCGTTTCGGTCGTTGCCCTCGTCAATCTTTGAAGCGGCAAAGATCGAC is part of the Rhizobium jaguaris genome and encodes:
- a CDS encoding extracellular solute-binding protein yields the protein MTAISRRQFAAGATLAFGASIITARAARSADAEIVISSTWGSDKPFQKVVDAFNSKRLGVTAVNRFDGDYEAATAKAVASVAAGRPPAMMITGWKFGYFAKRTLGARDLREVNAAKAEAILANFRPSVLPLVTVDGAVIGLPWAMSTPITYINSEMWKAAGLDPQLPETPDTRWLYDSARKLDAALKGKHPTYRSPIALSNNEWTSQSFIQNAGGFIIDPDGKLALNSPEAIAGMTEYCAPAHEGLWLPVSDKDQTAAFQSGALAICTTSSTSAVTFPFGEAKAITTKFPGLAGHARKMNSGGNFLAVYTKNKEQAEASLAFLEFCASKEGQMIWSQVGYLNTSVHDIPLINEFMKPAAAQLADGLTAETIWPGKRGLEGQAVWRKWVSRMLLKETTVSDGVKGAHDELAGLISA
- a CDS encoding carbohydrate ABC transporter permease, which gives rise to MRLKFRSLAPYLFVGPAVLSVAVFLYGPLIASVLLSLVDWNLLSSDIRFIGPDNYTSVLENADFRLSAWNTLLYCVVLIPAEIILPLILALMLHSVRKSPVQAIYRSSLFLPTIVAFSVAGVAWSWLFNPVNGLLNEILGFFGLPPSRWHTDPDLALLCVCVVTFWKTFGLNMLLWLAALANLPPVLREASQLDGASARLHFFTISLPLMTPTAFFISVTTFFHVLDDIVGVIDVLTHGGPAGRSSSIVYYLWQQGLQFFQFGPASAVAVIIIVLVLAITWLQFRIGEKRVHYR
- a CDS encoding carbohydrate ABC transporter permease codes for the protein MISRPTPSHTFHRLFIHAALLVTCFATIFPLLWMVTAAFTPNDLILAKAVRFWPDDPTLSNFMIAASRHPIWIWLWNSFLTATLITIGKLILAVPAGYAFGRMEFPGRQALFWFIIATMSFPTVIAIIPTYIAVVKLQAVDSYGAMIIPSIPYIGFYVFYMRQAFRSLPSSIFEAAKIDGANLWRQFIEIAVPNVIPAIAALSVISFMGAWNIYLWGQLVLDDAFKKTLTTGIATFADLEGADRAWGPLMATSLLSILPVLLVFLSAQRFIVDALAPGIDEK